In Candidatus Hydrogenedentota bacterium, the DNA window GCGCGCGCGGACCATCTTCGCCGCGGCCGTGGTGATGAGCGCGGCCATCGGCCTGCTCTTCAACTACCTGCTGGCGGGCAGCAGCATCGCCCGCGCCGACCTGACGGAGGGAAAGATCTACACGGTGTCCGACGCGACGCGCGACATCCTGTCCAAACTGGACAGCGAGGTGCAGGTGAAGGTGTACATCACGCCGAAGGACAAGATGCCGACGCAGATGCGCGCGCTGGAGACGGACATCACGGACAAGCTGGACGAGCTGCGCATCGCCGCGGGCGGCAATCTGTCCTACGACGTGGTCTACCTGGAGGCCGCCAACATCCAGTACACCGAGCCGGAGGCCGAGAAGGAGGACGGGGAGAAGGACGAGAACGAGGCCATTGAGAAGCGCATGCTGGACAAGGGTGTGGAGCCTTTCAGCGTTCAGGCCATCAGCGAGGACGAGATGACCAACAAGCTCGTCTACTCCAGCATGGGCATCGCCTACAAGGACAAGGCCGAGGAGATCCTGCCGCAGGTCATCCCCGACGAGATGAACAGCGGCGGCTTCGGCGCCGTGCCGCTCTCCCAGCTGGAGTACCGCGTGGCCAACACGGTCTACAAGATGAGCCGGACCAAGGCCCCCGTGGTCGCCCTGGTGGCGCCGAAGGAGGCGGTCAGCATCGACCCGCAGATCCGGGCGATGATGATGCAGATGGGCCAGCCCGTGCCCGACCAGGAGGACCCCTACGAGGTCCTGCAGCAGGTGCTGGAGATGGAGAAGTACGAGGTTCAGCGCGTGGACCTGACCAAGGACAGCCCGCTTCCGGAAGAGTACGACACCCTGGTGGTCGTGAACCCGCGCAGCCTGAACGAGCGGCAGCTCTGGGAGATCAACCGGGCGCTGCACAGCGGCAGGCCGGTGGTCATGGCGGTGCAGACCTACGAGTGGAACTACCAGGCCACCCGCCAGGGCACGCAGATCCAGCGCCGCGAGGAAAACCCGGGGGTTAACCCGCTGCTGGAGAAGTACGGCCTGGGCGTGAGCGACGCCGTGCTCATGGACACCAGCCACACGACCCTGACCATGCAGGGCGGCCAGGGCATCCAGGCGCTGATGGGCCAGCCGTTCAAGCTGCCCACGCACATCGTGGTCGGGAACGCCACCATGGACCCGGAGTCCCCGGTCACCAACCGCCTCAGCCAGCTCCTGTACCTCTGGGGCACCGCGCTGGATCTCAAGGAGGACAAGCTCAAGGAGCTTAACCTGGAAGCGAAGACCCTCATGCGCAGTTCCGGCGGCGCGTGGACCGTTCCGGGGAAAGACCAGATGACCGGGCAGTCTTTCGAGGCGCCGGCCTCCGGACAGTCCTACCCGCTCATGGCCGTGGTGACGGGCCAGTTCCCGGACGCCTACGCCGGGACGCCGCGTCCCGCGTGGCCCAAACCCGAGCAGCAGCCCGGCATGCCCCCCGCCCCGGACGAGCCGGACAACGAGCCCGCCGCGTCGCCCGTGGAGGCGAAGCCCTCGAAACTGGTGCTGCTGGGCTGCTCCGAGCTGTTCCGCAAGAACTTCCTCCAGCGCGCCAATCTGGACCTGTTCCTGAACAGTGTGGATTCGGTGTCGCTGGACGAGAACCTCATCAAGGTGCGCGGCCGCAAGCCGGTGGACCGGATCATCAGCGAGAAGCTGTCCGACACCACCAAGATGGTCTGGCGCTTCGCGAACTACGGCCTGGCCAACCTGGTCATCGCGGCTGCCGGCCTCGCCGTGTTCGCCTACCGCCGGAGCGCGCGCAACGCCTACACGGTCGCGCAGGCGCGGCAACAGGCCAATTAAGAACCTCTAAACAGCGGAGACAAGACAATGAGCCCGAAGAAACTCATTCCGTTCCTGGTCGTCCTGCTCGTGCTCGCGGGGCTGGTCGCGTGGCGGAAAGCGTCCGAGAAGAAGCCTGGAACCATCGTGGAGCAGGTGAAGCTGGAGACCCTGGCGGGTGACTCCCTGAAGGCGGAGGACATCGCCCGCGTGGAGCTGTACGCCGGGTCCAAGCCCGAGGAGAAGGTTGTCCTCGCCAAGGAGGGCGACGCCTGGAAGATCGCCTCCCTGCACAACGCCCCGGCGGACAAGGAGGCCGTGGACAAGTTTGTGAAGAGCCTGGTCGGCCTCAAGGGCGAGTTCCGCGCCACCGCCGAGGGCGACGATAAACTGGCCGCCTTCGAGCTGAAGGACGACCAGGCGTTCCACGCCAAGGGATACAAGGACGGGTCGGACGCCCCCGCCTTGGACGTGCTGGTCGGAAAGACCGCCGACTTCCGGACGGTGTTCATCCGCAAGGCGGGGGACTCCCGCGTGCATGTGGAGGGCACCAACCTCAAGCGCGACGCCGGGGTGACCGATTCCGGCGACACCGCGGCGCCCAAGCCCACCAAGTGGCTCAAGACCGAACTGCTCGCCCTGGACAAGACGAAGATCACCCGCGTGGCCCTGACCCTGCCGGACAAGGAACTGGTCTTCGAGCGGCATGAGAAGCCCGCGGCAGAGGCGCCGCCCGCCGAGGCGGAAAAAGCCGAGGGCGGCGAGGCCGCCCCGGAGGCGCCGAAGGCGCCCGAGTACGAGTGGAAACTTGCGTCCGGCGGCTTCGACCAGAAATTCTCCAACATGGAGCTGGAGACCCTGCTGGGCCGTTTCACGAACCTGACGGTCACCGACGTGGCCGACCCCGCCAAGAAGGCCGAGATCGGCTTCGAGCCGCCGCAGTACAAGGCGGTGATCTCCGTCGAGGGGCAGGACGACGTGGTGCTGCTGGGCGGCCGGACCGCCCCGGGCCAGAACGCCTATGTCCAGGTGGGGACCGCCGGCGACGCGCTCATCTACGAGATGAACAAGATCAACTTCGAGCAGGTGTTCATCAAGGGCGCGCCCATGTTCACCCTGCCCGCGCTCACGGTGGCGAAGGAAAAGGCCGCCCGCGTGGAGGTGACCCAGCCGAACGGCAGGGTCGCCGTGGCGCAGGCCGACGGCGCATGGTCCCTCACGGAGCCCGTCTATGAGCTGGAAAAACAGCAGCTCACGGCGGACAACCTGGTCAACACGGCGGTCGCCCTGAAGGCCGTGGACTACGCGGACGGTGTCCAGGACGACGCCTCCTTTGACAAGACCGTCCTCATCGAGAGCCCCGACGGCAACCACACCATCCGTCTGGGCGGGCCGTCCAAGTGCATCGAGGGTGTCTACGCCCGCTTTGACGACAACCCCGCCACGCTGGTCGTGTCCAAGACCGACGCGGCCAAGCTCCTCGCGCCGGCCCGTGACTATTACGTCATGGCCGTGCTGGGCGGACGGCTGGACGATGTGAACCGCATCGAGTTCGCCGGCGACGGCGGCCCCTTCGCCGTGTCCAAGTCCGGGGAAACCTGGAGTCTGGAAAAGGGCGGTGCGACCACCCCCGTGCCGAACGACATGGTGGAGGACTTCCTGTCCACCGCCCGCGGCTTCCAGCTGGCGGGCCCGGTGCCGGGACAGCCGGCTGTTCTCGAAGGCGCGGCGTTCTCCGTGGTGTGCCGCAATGCGGACGGCACGGCGGCGTCGCTGGAGTTCGGCCCCGAGACGGAGGGCCGCCAGAAGGTGGTCTTGGGCGGCGCGTCCACCCTCTTCGACGCGGAGGCCCCGGTGGTGGCGCAGTTGCGGGAGGCGCTGAACACGCTGGCAAACCCGCCCGCCCCCGAGCCTGAGCCCTTGCCGGAGACCCAGCCGATGCCCGCCGCCGCAGCTCCGGCAGCGCCCGCGCCTTTGCCCGAGATTTCCCACGAAATCGTGGAAATGCCCACCGAAGCCGCGCCTGCGGCGGCTGCGGAAGCGCCTGTTGCGGCTGCGGAGGCGCCTGTTGCGGCTGCGGAGGCGCCTGTTGCGGCCCCGGTGCCCGAAACCGCGCCTGCGGCGGCTGCGGAGGCGCCTGTTGCGGCCCCGGCACCCGAAGCCGCGCCTGCGGCGCCCGTTGAAGCGGCGCCCGTGGTGGTGGTTTCCGAGCCCGCCGCGGCCGCGCAGTAGAAAAGGAGCATCTGGAGATTTGGGGCTGCCGGCGGAAGCGCCGGCGGCCCCTTTCCCGTTTCTAAGAGGTGAACCCATCAGGAGACAACCCGATGCAGCACAGAATCCGCCTTTCCGTGTGCGCTGTTGCGGTGCTCTGCGCAGGCCTGGCCGCCGGGGCGCAGGAGGCGCTTGACCAGTCCCGGCGCACCGCCCTTGTCACCGCAATCGAAAAGGCCGGCCCCGCCGTGGTCACCATCAACACGGTGCAGATCCGCCGGGAACGGCTCTCGGACCCCTTCTACGACCTGTTTCTTTTCGGGCCCGCCCCCGTGCGGGAGGAGGCGGTGGAGGGCATCGGCAGCGGGTTCATCCTGGACGCCGGGGGGCACATCCTCACGAACTACCATGTGCTTCAGGACGCGGACGCCATTTCGTCCGTCACCCTGCCCAACGGGAGGCGCCTCGAGGTGGACCTGGTCGGCTCCGATGAGCGCTCCGACCTGGCTGTGCTGAAAGTGCGCGAGACGGGGGACGCCCCCCTGCCCTTCGCCCCCCTGGGCGATTCGGAGTCCCTGATGACCGGGGAATGGGTCATTGCCATCGGGAACCCCTTCGGGAACATGATGCGCGACCCGCAGCCGAGCGTCAGCGTGGGCGTGGTTTCCGCCACGCACCGGCGGGTGAGCCGGGAAATCGGGCAGGGGGAGCGGTTCTACCAGGACCTCATCCAGACCGACGCGGCCATCAACCCCGGGAACAGCGGCGGCCCCCTGATCAACGCCCTGGGCGAGGTGGTCGGGGTGAACACCATGATTTTCAGCAACACAGGGGGCTATCAGGGGCTGGGCTTTGCCATTCCCGCCAGCCGGGTCCGCCGGATCGTGGATGAACTCCTCACGCACGGGCGGCGGCGCAGTCCGTGGTTTGGTTTCCGGGGCCAGGCGGTGGAGGAGGTCAGCCCCCATGTGCTCCGCCGTCTGGACGTCTCCGCAGAGTCCGGCGTCCTGGTGACCGAGGTTTTCCCGGCGTCCGCCGCGGACGAGGCGGGGCTGCAGCCGGGGGATGTCGTGGTGCGGATAAATGGCGAGGCGGTGGCGCACCCGACGGATGTGGACTTCATCAACTGGGGGCTGTTTGTCGGGGACCAGGCGACCTTCGGCCTGAACCGGGCCGGGAAAGCCCTGCGCGTGCCCCTCACCGTCCGGGAATACCGGTGAGGCCTGAAACCGGCTTCGGGCAAGAAAACCAAACAAACGATTGTATTGCGGGGGTCAAAATGGTAAGATGTAAAACGGTATTGGGATTGGCATGGGCGCGGAAAGGTTCCCTTTCCGCGAAGTGCGCCCGGTCCCGCCGGAAGCGTCTTTCCGGGGACGGGCGCGCATGGAGTGAAAGGTATGGAATCCGCCAGCAGACAGCGAAGAATGACCCGGCAGCGCCGGGTGATTCTGGATGAGTTGCGCAGACTGAGCTGCCACCCCTCGGCTGAAGAACTGCATGGCATTGTCCGCCGCGCCATGCCGGGCATCAGCCTGGGCACGGTGTACCGGAACCTTGACGTCCTCTGGAAGGCCGGGAAGATTCTCAAACTGGAGGCGCTCGGCGCGCAGACGCGGTATGACGGCGACATCCGGCCGCATTACCATGCGCGGTGCCTTCAGTGCGGCCGGATCGTGGACCTTAGGCCCCATCAGGTGGCCGGAGTGGGCGACCCGCGCGTTTTGGACGGGATGTTCATGGCCACGGGATGGCGGCTGGATTTCGAGGGGCTCTGCCCCGCCTGCGCCGGGAATGAATCCGAAGCGGAGGCGTGTTGAGAAGAAAACTAAGGAGAACGTCCCATGATGAAACCGGAAATGCAGAAAGCCTTCAACGCCCAAATCAACGAGGAGCTGTTTTCCTCCTATCTGTATGCGGCCATGGTCAATTACTTTGAGCAGCAGAATCTCAAGGGAATGGCCGCCTGGATGCGCGTGCAGGTGCAGGAGGAACTCATTCACGCCACCAAGCTTTTCGGGTATGTGCTGGAGAGAGACGGCGCGGTGGAGCTCAAGGCCATCGCCGCCCCCAAGGCGGCTTGGAAATCGCCGCAGGAGGCCTGGAAGGCCGCCCTTGCCCACGAACAGCACATCACCGCCTGCATCTTGGACCTGCACGCAAAGGCGGTGGAGCTTAAAGACCCCGCCAGCACCATATTCCTCGAGTGGTTCGTCACGGAGCAGGTGGAGGAGGAGTCCAACGCCCGCGACATCGTGGCGCAGATGGAGATGGTGAAGGGCGCGCCGGGCGGCCTGTTCATGCTCGACCGCGAGCTGGGCGGCCGGCCCGCCCCCGCAGGAGGCGGGGCCGCTTCCGCGACCTGACCCCCACGTTTTTTCCAGGCCCATACCCCGGCGGAATAATCGCAATTCCGCCGGGGTTTTTCAATGCAGTTGGGAGCGGTTCCTGTTAGCTTTCCGGCGAGAGCGCCGTCCCGAAAAACACCGCCCGTGCCAGGCGGAACACCACACCCCAGGAGGTTACCCATGAGCGTTCAAGTTACCCAGCCGGCCCCGGACTTCAAGGCCACCGCCGTGATGCCGGACAACTCCTTTAACGAGAAGTTCCAGCTTTCCGACTACCGGGGAAAGCACGTGATTCTGTTCTTCTACCCCCTGGATTTCACCTTCGTGTGCCCCTCCGAGATTATCGCCTTTGACAGGCGGGTGAAGGAGTTTGAGGAGCGCGGGGTGCAGGTGGTGGGCGTTTCGGTGGATTCCCATTTCACGCACTGGGCGTGGAAGAACACCCCGGTCGAGAAGGGCGGCATCGGCAACATCCAGTACCCGCTGGTGTCCGACCTGACCAAGCAGATCGCCCGGGACTACGGGGTGCTGGTGAACGAGGCCGTCGCCCTGCGGGGCCTGTTCCTGATTGACAAGGAAGGCCTTGTGCGCCATGCCCTGGTCAACGACCTGCCGCTTGGCCGGAGCGTGGACGAGGCACTTCGGATTGTGGACGCCCTCCAGTTTCACGAGGAGAACGGGGAGGTCTGCCCGGCGAACTGGCGCAAGGGCGCGGAGGGCATGAAGGCCTCCGCCGAGGGCGTGGCCGAGTACCTTTCCAAGAATGTTTGACCGGGGCGCCCCGGCGCCCCGCGAAGCGGGCCGGACCCATTGAAAGGGCCCGGCCCTTTTTTGTTTTTTTTGGAGAAAGGGGGGGAAAAGCGCTTCAGGCGCGCATTTTCTCCGGCCTGCCGGTTGACCGCGAACGGCAAAATGCGATATGCTTTGTTTGTGCGTGCGTGGTTTCACGGCGGACTGGGCGGCCTCGCGCAAGGCCGTTGGAGTGTGCCAGGGGGTTTTTGTGCGGTGTCGCGCGGCGGGGTTACCCACAGGTTCCAGTGAGCACTTCGAAACTGACAGGACTTGAAATCATTGGCGACGTCATCCGGGAGCACTATGATCTCGGGGAGGTCGCCGTGCCGCGCCAGCTTGAGACGACGCACCAGCGGCGGCACCGCAAGATGGTTGTGGAGACGTCCCAGGGCTTTTTCATGGCCAAAACCTACCGGAACGACCCCGCATCGGTGGACTCCCTGTATTTCCAGCACCGTCTCTCGGAGTTTCTCGCGGAGAACGGCCTCCCCGTGGCGAAGATTCGGGCCACCCGGGACGGGAGGACCTTTGTGGTCCAGGACACGTGGTGCCTGGAGCTGCAGCAGTTTGTTCTCGGGCACAGCATGATGGTGAACGAGGCGACGCTGCAGGTTTCCGGATCGGCCCTGGGCCGGCTCCATCAGGTGTGCCAGGGGATGCCGGTGCCCCCGCGCGACGCGCGCAAGTGGCGGTTCAGCGAGGTGCCTCAGGAGACCTTCCAGAAGTTCTACGAAATGGCGCTCAAGGAGCGGGCCGACCAGAAGATCCAGGGGCACTGCAACAACATTGTCCTCTTTCTCCAGCAGGCGAAGGAGGTGCTGAACATTGACAAGCGCTACGCCTTCGAGACGGGGCTTATTCACGGGGACTGGCACGGGGGCAACCTGCTGTTCGACGGCGACACGCTCAAGGCGATCATAGACCTGGAGTTCGCCGGCGACGGGTGCTATCTGGAGGACATCTCCTACGCCGTGTCCAACCTCTGCATCCGCACCACCACCAGTCCGGAGAAGATGTCCTTCCGCACGGACAAGCTGCTGGGGGCCTATGAGCGGCACCGCGCCCTCTCCTACGCCGAGCGGGTGGCCCTGTATTACGCCGTGGGCGTGAAGCATGTGACCACGGTGTGCTACCAGACGCCCCAGCAGGGCGGCCGGGTGGCCGGGTACTCCCCCGCCCAGTGGATGGGCATCCTGGACTCCCAGACCCACTGGTTGGGCGAGCAGTCGCGCCGTGCGCGCTGGGGCGAATAACCCCCCCCCTCTTCGCCCCCTTCCCCTTCCGGCCTCAGCGAATGCGCGAATTCTCCGCCGTCTGCCACATGTCGCAGTTTGGCCCGAGGACGCGCTTGAGGGGATAGGTCAGCTCGTTGAGCTGGGCGATTGCCGCGGGGCCGATGTCCGCCACGGCGCGCAGGTTGCCGAGCAACTGCGAGGGGTTGCGCGCCCCCAGGACAATGGAGGCGACCCCCGGCTGCGCCACCAGCCAGGAGAGGGCCATTCCCTCCACGGTGAGCCCGACGGCTGCGGCGAAGTCGCGCAGGTCGGCCACCGTGTCCATCAGCAGGTTTTCGTGGCCGTCCTCGCCGTGCCGCGTGCCGTCGCGGTGGCGGGAGAAGTGGCGGGTGCGGCGGCGCAGCATCGGGATGTCCTCAATGGAGGCGTAGCGCCCCGTGAGGAGCCCCTGCATCAGGGGCATGTAGGCCAGCACGGAGACACCGAGGTCCCGGCAGGCCGGGATGACCTCGTACTCCACGGCGCGGAACAGGAGATTGTAGCCGACCTGGTCGGAAACGGCGCCTCCCCGCGCACACCAGCTTCCCAGGTCCCGGGGGCCGAAGTTGGACACCCCGATCTCACGGATTTTTCCCTCGTCGCGCAGGGCATCCAGGGCGGCCCGGGTGTCCTCAAAGGGGACGGTCCTGCTTGGCCAGTGGACCTGGTAGAGGTCAATGCAGTCGGTGCCGAGGCGGCGCAGGCTGGCCTCGCAGGAGCTGCGCACCCTGTTGGGGGCGCAGTTTTCCGGGGAGACCTTGTCCGCGATGTACACATCCTTTCGGCGGGGTCCCAGCGCCTTTCCCAGGGCCTCTTCGGACGCCCCCGCGCCGTACATTTCCGCGGTGTCGAAAAGGGTGATCCCCCCATCCAGCGCCACCTGCACCGCCGTCTCCGCGTTCGCGGCGTCGTCATCCCCCCAAAACTCGGCATCGCCGATCTGCCAGGCGCCGAAAGAGACGACCGACACCATCCAGTCCGTCCGGCCAAGGCGGCGGTATTCCATGGGTTCGGTTCCTTCCAGGGGTTGGCTGTCCCTGGAGATTCTAAGAAAACGCGCGGCCGATTCACAAGAACGCGGCGCGGCATCCCCGGGGATGCCGCGCCGCGGGCGGCCGGGGCCGCCGTCAGTCCTTCGGCACCCGGATGACGGTGATGTCCGGGTCGTTGCTGCCGCGCACGAAGCGGACCAGCACCGACTTGCCCGGGACGGCATGCTTCTCCAGGGTGGAGAGGAAATCGGCCGGGGAGGCCACGGACTGCTGGCCGATCTCGGTGATGACGTCGCCCTGCATGAGCCGGGCCTCCTCCGCCGGGCTTCCCGGCTCGACATCGGTCACGACCACGCCGCGGAGCGCGGCGTCCAAGCCCATGCGCTCGAGCAGCTGCGGGGTCAGCTCCTGCACACGGATGCCGAGAACCGCCTTGTCCTGCGCGGCGCGCCCTTCCGCGAGGTTCCGCTCCATCAGGGTGATTTCAATGTCCGCGGGGGCCTTGTCCCGCCAGACTTCCAGGATGATCTTGGTGCCCGGCGTGAAGGAGGAAATCCGGCGGACCAGCTCGCTGGCGGTCTTCACGGGCTCCCCGTTGACCTTGCGCACCACGTCGTAGGTCTTGATGCCCGCCTTGTCCGCCGGCGTGTCCGGCTGGACCTGGCGCACGACCGCGCCGTCGCTGTCCGGCAGGCCGAGGGAGTCCACGTCGGCGTAGTCCTTCGCGTCGTCAATGGAGACGCCGAGGTAGCCGCGGGAGACCTTGCCCTTGGAGATGAGCATCGGGACGGCTTCCTTGGCCGTGTTGATCGGGATGGCGAAGCCGATGGAGTTGGCGCCGAGGATGATCGCCGTGTTGATGCCGACCACCTCGCCCCGGATGTTGCACAGGGGGCCGCCGCTGTTGCCCAGATTGATGGCGGCGTCCGTCTGGATCAGGTTCTGGAACGTGAGCCCCTGCGCGGCCAGCTCGGCCAGGCCCTCGCGCCCCAGGGCGCTGATGTGGCCCACGGACATGGACCCCTCAAGTCCCCGCGGACTCCCGAAGGCGATGGAAAACTCGCCCACCTTCAGCGCGTCCGAGTCGCCCAGGGGAATGGCGCGCAGCGGCTCGTCCGCCTCGATTTTGATCACTGCCAGGTCCGTTTCCGGGTCGGTGCCGGAGACGACCGCCTCGTACTCCTTGCCGTTGGAGAACCGGACGGTGATCTCCTCCGCCTCCTCCACGACGTGGTTGTTGGTGATGATGTAGCCCTCGGCGTCGTAGACGAACCCGGATCCGGTGCCCCGGGGCCGGGCGGGCATTCTGCGGCGGTCCTCCGGGGACGGGACGGGCAGGTTGAAGAAGCGGTAGAGCTCCTCCATCCGGCCCATTTCCATGCCCTGGTCCTTTCCCTTCACGTCAATGGTGACCACGGAGGGGCGTATTTGGTCATGCAGCTGGACGAAGCCGTCCTCGAGCTGCTGCAGGATGGGGGGCTGCGCGGAGGCGTTGCCCGGCGCGGCCAGGGCGGCGACGGCCGCCAGGGCGATCAGGAAGGCGTGTTTTCTCATGGTGTGCTCCTTTTCAGGTTGCTGTTCAGGTTCCGGGGTGTCCGAAGATAGCCTCGCGGAGGCTGGTCCGGACGGATTCCAAGGCACGTTTGTCTTCAATTTTCCGGCCGTCCTTTCGGACGTAGAACGAGTCGCGCACCCTGCCCACCTCGGTCATGATGTGCGCCGCCGTCACGTCCACGCCCGTGCGGGCGAGGGTGCGCGCGATGTCGTGCAGGAGGCCGGTTCGGTCTCCGGTCACCACGTCCACCACCGTGTCTGTGCGGGACGCGCGATTGTCTATCTCAACGACGGTCCTCACGGGAACGACTGACGTGCGCAGGGCGAAAAGACGGGTGCGCGCGCGCTCCACGAGGGGCTCGGCCTCCTCCCCGCCCCCGAGCACGTCGCGCAGGAGCCCCTCCAGTTCCGCGAACTCGTTCTCCGTGAGCGGCCGCCGCGACACGGAGTCCTCCACCAGAAAACAGTCCACCACCCAGCCGTCATTCCGGGTGAAGAGGGCGGCGTTCTGGATGCTTATCAGGCGCGAGGCCATGACACCCGCGATGTCGGCAAAGAGGCCGCGCCGGTCGCGCGTGCAGACGATGACCTCGCTGGGGCCGGCGTCCCCGCTTCCCAGACATCTGACCCCGAGTCCCGAGCGGGCGGCGTCCTCCAGGCAGGCCAGATGGGCGGCCACCTGCGCGGGGGAGAAGGTGAACACATAACGGTCGCCCATGCCCGCCAGGTGCGCGAGCACCGCGTCGCGGGGGCGGTCCGGCAGGCCGTCGGCGATGAGGGCCGCCTTTGCCCCGCGCAGGTCCTGCTCCCCGGGGGTCTCGCGCCCCGTCAGCAGGCGCTCGGTCTGGAAGTGGAGCTTCATGAGCAGGGAGCCCTTCCACTCGTTCCAGACATTGGGCGCGACGGCGCAGAGGTCGGCATAGGTGACCAGGAGGAGCATGGCGAGCGTGTCGGGCGACCGCACGAGTCCGGCGAACCCCTGGACAACGTCCAGATCCTCCGTGTCCCGGTAGAACGCGATGTCCGACATGGTCATGTGGTGCTCGACGAGGAAGAGCACGCGGAGGGCGTCGTGCTCGGGCAGGGCGAGCCGGTCGCAGACGGCGCGGGCGACGCGGACGCCCTCTGCGACATGGATCTCGCCGGCGGCCTTTCCCAGGTCGTGCAGAAGGATGGACAGCACGAGCAGGTGGGGCTCTCCGATCCGTTCGAGGACCTCGTTCAGGAAGCGGCCGACGGGCCCTTTCATGGCGGGGATCTCCGCGAGGGCCTCCACGGCCCGGAGGGTGTGCTCGTCGACGGGGGAGCTGTGAAAATCCTCGTAGCGGACCAGTCCGCGGACGGCGGCGAACTCCGGGAGGTAGGCGCCGAGGACGCCGGTCCGGGCGGCCTCGCGCAGGGCGGTGCCCGCGCCGGAGAAGCGTCCGCAGACGGCGAGGAAGAAGCGGCGGACCACGTTGCTCTCGCGGAACTCCTGGCCCGCGAGGCGGGCGTTGAGGGAAACCCAGTGCGCGGTGCCGGGGCTGAGGGGGGCGACCCTTCGGGCGCACTCCCAGAAAACCTCCATGAGGCGCGCGGGGTTCTCGGC includes these proteins:
- a CDS encoding DUF4340 domain-containing protein, giving the protein MSPKKLIPFLVVLLVLAGLVAWRKASEKKPGTIVEQVKLETLAGDSLKAEDIARVELYAGSKPEEKVVLAKEGDAWKIASLHNAPADKEAVDKFVKSLVGLKGEFRATAEGDDKLAAFELKDDQAFHAKGYKDGSDAPALDVLVGKTADFRTVFIRKAGDSRVHVEGTNLKRDAGVTDSGDTAAPKPTKWLKTELLALDKTKITRVALTLPDKELVFERHEKPAAEAPPAEAEKAEGGEAAPEAPKAPEYEWKLASGGFDQKFSNMELETLLGRFTNLTVTDVADPAKKAEIGFEPPQYKAVISVEGQDDVVLLGGRTAPGQNAYVQVGTAGDALIYEMNKINFEQVFIKGAPMFTLPALTVAKEKAARVEVTQPNGRVAVAQADGAWSLTEPVYELEKQQLTADNLVNTAVALKAVDYADGVQDDASFDKTVLIESPDGNHTIRLGGPSKCIEGVYARFDDNPATLVVSKTDAAKLLAPARDYYVMAVLGGRLDDVNRIEFAGDGGPFAVSKSGETWSLEKGGATTPVPNDMVEDFLSTARGFQLAGPVPGQPAVLEGAAFSVVCRNADGTAASLEFGPETEGRQKVVLGGASTLFDAEAPVVAQLREALNTLANPPAPEPEPLPETQPMPAAAAPAAPAPLPEISHEIVEMPTEAAPAAAAEAPVAAAEAPVAAAEAPVAAPVPETAPAAAAEAPVAAPAPEAAPAAPVEAAPVVVVSEPAAAAQ
- a CDS encoding trypsin-like serine protease, with the protein product MQHRIRLSVCAVAVLCAGLAAGAQEALDQSRRTALVTAIEKAGPAVVTINTVQIRRERLSDPFYDLFLFGPAPVREEAVEGIGSGFILDAGGHILTNYHVLQDADAISSVTLPNGRRLEVDLVGSDERSDLAVLKVRETGDAPLPFAPLGDSESLMTGEWVIAIGNPFGNMMRDPQPSVSVGVVSATHRRVSREIGQGERFYQDLIQTDAAINPGNSGGPLINALGEVVGVNTMIFSNTGGYQGLGFAIPASRVRRIVDELLTHGRRRSPWFGFRGQAVEEVSPHVLRRLDVSAESGVLVTEVFPASAADEAGLQPGDVVVRINGEAVAHPTDVDFINWGLFVGDQATFGLNRAGKALRVPLTVREYR
- a CDS encoding transcriptional repressor — translated: MESASRQRRMTRQRRVILDELRRLSCHPSAEELHGIVRRAMPGISLGTVYRNLDVLWKAGKILKLEALGAQTRYDGDIRPHYHARCLQCGRIVDLRPHQVAGVGDPRVLDGMFMATGWRLDFEGLCPACAGNESEAEAC
- a CDS encoding ferritin, translating into MMKPEMQKAFNAQINEELFSSYLYAAMVNYFEQQNLKGMAAWMRVQVQEELIHATKLFGYVLERDGAVELKAIAAPKAAWKSPQEAWKAALAHEQHITACILDLHAKAVELKDPASTIFLEWFVTEQVEEESNARDIVAQMEMVKGAPGGLFMLDRELGGRPAPAGGGAASAT
- a CDS encoding peroxiredoxin gives rise to the protein MSVQVTQPAPDFKATAVMPDNSFNEKFQLSDYRGKHVILFFYPLDFTFVCPSEIIAFDRRVKEFEERGVQVVGVSVDSHFTHWAWKNTPVEKGGIGNIQYPLVSDLTKQIARDYGVLVNEAVALRGLFLIDKEGLVRHALVNDLPLGRSVDEALRIVDALQFHEENGEVCPANWRKGAEGMKASAEGVAEYLSKNV
- a CDS encoding phosphotransferase, which gives rise to MSTSKLTGLEIIGDVIREHYDLGEVAVPRQLETTHQRRHRKMVVETSQGFFMAKTYRNDPASVDSLYFQHRLSEFLAENGLPVAKIRATRDGRTFVVQDTWCLELQQFVLGHSMMVNEATLQVSGSALGRLHQVCQGMPVPPRDARKWRFSEVPQETFQKFYEMALKERADQKIQGHCNNIVLFLQQAKEVLNIDKRYAFETGLIHGDWHGGNLLFDGDTLKAIIDLEFAGDGCYLEDISYAVSNLCIRTTTSPEKMSFRTDKLLGAYERHRALSYAERVALYYAVGVKHVTTVCYQTPQQGGRVAGYSPAQWMGILDSQTHWLGEQSRRARWGE
- a CDS encoding aldo/keto reductase yields the protein MEYRRLGRTDWMVSVVSFGAWQIGDAEFWGDDDAANAETAVQVALDGGITLFDTAEMYGAGASEEALGKALGPRRKDVYIADKVSPENCAPNRVRSSCEASLRRLGTDCIDLYQVHWPSRTVPFEDTRAALDALRDEGKIREIGVSNFGPRDLGSWCARGGAVSDQVGYNLLFRAVEYEVIPACRDLGVSVLAYMPLMQGLLTGRYASIEDIPMLRRRTRHFSRHRDGTRHGEDGHENLLMDTVADLRDFAAAVGLTVEGMALSWLVAQPGVASIVLGARNPSQLLGNLRAVADIGPAAIAQLNELTYPLKRVLGPNCDMWQTAENSRIR
- a CDS encoding PDZ domain-containing protein — encoded protein: MRKHAFLIALAAVAALAAPGNASAQPPILQQLEDGFVQLHDQIRPSVVTIDVKGKDQGMEMGRMEELYRFFNLPVPSPEDRRRMPARPRGTGSGFVYDAEGYIITNNHVVEEAEEITVRFSNGKEYEAVVSGTDPETDLAVIKIEADEPLRAIPLGDSDALKVGEFSIAFGSPRGLEGSMSVGHISALGREGLAELAAQGLTFQNLIQTDAAINLGNSGGPLCNIRGEVVGINTAIILGANSIGFAIPINTAKEAVPMLISKGKVSRGYLGVSIDDAKDYADVDSLGLPDSDGAVVRQVQPDTPADKAGIKTYDVVRKVNGEPVKTASELVRRISSFTPGTKIILEVWRDKAPADIEITLMERNLAEGRAAQDKAVLGIRVQELTPQLLERMGLDAALRGVVVTDVEPGSPAEEARLMQGDVITEIGQQSVASPADFLSTLEKHAVPGKSVLVRFVRGSNDPDITVIRVPKD